One genomic segment of Mycolicibacterium gilvum includes these proteins:
- a CDS encoding cytochrome P450 produces the protein MFRHPTAVPVYRSDIYSRAALLDPYPHYRALRDLGPVVWLARHRLYAVPRYAECKETLRDDGRYLSGHGVAANPWANRLSRGTTLNSDGADHDRRRKLVAHRLMPRALRTLGDDVDARARALVDDAVRRGTVDAVADLATALPLAVVPDLVGWPPDERGDLLHWAAATFDILGPANWQALKALPRSLHMLRFARRVVRERNVLPGSLAAELLTAVDEGGLAAEEVPPLLIDYIAPSLDTTISAISSALYLFATRPDQWQLLKEEPSLLPNAVNEIVRFESPLRGFTRKILHESTIDGTHLPAGARVLVLYASANRDEREWDAPDVFDIRNNAGRHVGFGSGAHACAGQGLARLETTAMLQALIERIDRIEIVAEPTWAVNNIIRRHEHLPVKLIPAT, from the coding sequence GTGTTTCGCCACCCCACTGCGGTACCGGTGTACCGCAGCGACATCTACAGTCGCGCCGCTCTTCTCGACCCCTACCCGCACTATCGCGCACTGCGTGACCTGGGTCCGGTGGTATGGCTGGCCCGGCACCGCCTCTACGCAGTGCCTCGCTATGCCGAATGCAAGGAAACCTTGCGCGACGACGGCAGGTACCTGTCCGGCCACGGGGTGGCCGCCAACCCATGGGCCAACCGACTGTCGCGCGGCACCACCCTCAACAGCGATGGGGCGGACCATGACCGGCGGCGCAAGCTCGTGGCGCACCGATTGATGCCGAGAGCCCTGCGCACCCTCGGCGACGACGTCGACGCGCGGGCTCGCGCGCTGGTCGATGATGCCGTGCGCCGGGGAACCGTCGACGCGGTGGCCGACCTGGCCACCGCCCTTCCGCTGGCGGTCGTTCCCGATCTGGTGGGCTGGCCCCCGGATGAGCGTGGCGACCTACTTCACTGGGCGGCAGCGACCTTCGACATTCTCGGCCCCGCGAACTGGCAGGCCCTCAAGGCGTTGCCGCGCAGCTTGCACATGCTGCGCTTCGCCCGCCGTGTGGTGCGTGAACGCAATGTGCTGCCGGGAAGCCTGGCCGCAGAACTGCTCACCGCCGTCGACGAGGGCGGCCTGGCCGCCGAAGAGGTCCCACCCCTGCTCATTGACTACATCGCTCCGTCGCTCGACACGACGATCAGCGCCATCTCGAGCGCCCTGTATTTGTTCGCCACCCGTCCCGACCAATGGCAGCTGCTCAAGGAGGAGCCCAGCCTGCTGCCCAACGCCGTCAACGAGATCGTGCGGTTCGAGTCACCACTGCGAGGGTTCACGCGAAAGATACTGCACGAGAGCACGATCGACGGTACGCATCTTCCCGCGGGTGCGCGTGTGCTGGTGCTGTACGCGTCCGCCAACCGTGACGAGCGGGAGTGGGACGCCCCCGACGTCTTCGATATTCGCAACAACGCCGGACGCCACGTCGGATTCGGCAGCGGCGCACACGCCTGCGCCGGCCAGGGGCTGGCGCGGCTGGAGACCACCGCCATGCTGCAGGCACTCATCGAACGTATCGACCGCATCGAGATCGTTGCCGAACCGACGTGGGCGGTCAACAACATCATCCGCCGCCACGAGCATCTCCCGGTGAAGCTCATTCCCGCGACATGA
- a CDS encoding DUF5996 family protein, translating into MTDVAAGSGWPALRVDDWEPTRRSLHMWTQIVGKVRLAHAPMVNHWWQVPLYVSPRGLSTSAIPVGTGSFDVEFDFVDHVLSVRVSDGGADTIDLRDVSVAQLHAALLDSLGALGIDTSISKGPNEVEPAIPFVDDNHAGYEPEAAQLFWRQLIQADRVMGQFRARFVGKVSPVHFFWGSFDMACTRFSGRPAPPHPGGAPNCGDWVMEEGYSHELSSCGFWPGGGAEGAFYSYAYPEPDGFADAAGCPEGAFYDNGFRQYLLPYEVARQAADPDALVLDFLEFSYGAAADLMGWDRRALETDPQRWAHKSRLS; encoded by the coding sequence ATGACAGATGTCGCAGCAGGTTCAGGGTGGCCGGCACTCCGGGTGGACGACTGGGAACCGACGCGCAGGTCGTTGCACATGTGGACCCAGATCGTGGGTAAGGTGCGGCTGGCTCACGCTCCGATGGTCAATCACTGGTGGCAGGTTCCGCTCTACGTCTCTCCACGCGGATTGTCGACGTCGGCGATCCCCGTGGGCACCGGTTCGTTCGACGTGGAGTTCGACTTCGTCGACCATGTGCTCTCGGTACGGGTCAGCGATGGCGGTGCCGACACCATCGACCTCCGTGACGTTTCGGTCGCGCAGTTGCATGCAGCCCTGCTGGACAGTCTCGGCGCGCTCGGCATCGACACGTCAATATCGAAGGGACCGAACGAGGTAGAGCCCGCGATACCGTTCGTCGACGACAACCATGCCGGCTACGAGCCCGAGGCTGCCCAGTTGTTCTGGCGGCAGCTGATCCAGGCCGACCGCGTGATGGGACAGTTCCGCGCCAGGTTCGTCGGCAAGGTCAGCCCGGTGCACTTCTTCTGGGGCTCGTTCGACATGGCCTGCACCCGCTTCTCCGGTCGCCCCGCTCCCCCGCACCCGGGGGGCGCGCCGAACTGCGGTGACTGGGTGATGGAAGAGGGATACTCGCACGAGCTGAGCAGTTGCGGATTCTGGCCCGGCGGCGGCGCGGAGGGGGCGTTCTACTCGTACGCCTATCCCGAACCCGATGGATTCGCCGACGCGGCGGGCTGCCCCGAGGGAGCGTTCTACGACAACGGGTTCCGGCAGTACCTGCTGCCCTACGAGGTGGCACGCCAAGCCGCGGATCCCGACGCGCTGGTCCTCGACTTCCTGGAGTTCAGTTACGGCGCGGCCGCCGACCTGATGGGGTGGGATCGGCGCGCACTCGAAACCGATCCTCAACGCTGGGCTCACAAATCCCGACTCAGCTGA
- a CDS encoding 1-acyl-sn-glycerol-3-phosphate acyltransferase: MSEPPDIAPPGWLAAAIQTYLRVYHRHEIQIDAPVPDQPALFVCNHGFGGVIDLNVAAFVAARQAAGVTRPTTAMVHQIAWTLGVGPLVERFGGTPGSREAAGAAFEAGHNVLVFPGGDVDAGKSWRDRNRITFHGSGFARLAKAHRVPIVPVVTAGAGESLVVLSNGQTLARTLQLPKFLRVKALPVTLSVPWGLNVGVVGLAPYLPMPTKLVTAVMPAMLPEADESADDFAHRVHGVMQARLDALTARRTPLLG, translated from the coding sequence ATGAGCGAGCCACCGGACATCGCACCACCCGGTTGGCTGGCGGCGGCGATACAGACCTATCTGCGGGTCTACCACCGCCACGAGATCCAGATCGACGCTCCGGTTCCCGACCAGCCTGCGCTCTTCGTGTGCAATCACGGCTTCGGCGGCGTCATCGACCTCAACGTCGCGGCGTTCGTCGCGGCACGGCAGGCCGCGGGTGTCACACGGCCCACCACCGCCATGGTGCATCAGATCGCATGGACGCTCGGGGTCGGACCGCTCGTCGAACGATTCGGCGGTACCCCGGGCAGTCGGGAAGCGGCCGGCGCAGCATTCGAAGCCGGCCACAACGTCCTCGTCTTCCCGGGTGGCGATGTCGATGCCGGCAAGTCGTGGCGCGATCGGAACAGAATCACGTTCCACGGCTCCGGTTTCGCCCGCCTCGCCAAAGCCCACCGCGTTCCCATCGTGCCGGTGGTGACGGCCGGAGCAGGTGAGTCCCTGGTGGTGCTCAGCAACGGACAGACCCTCGCCAGGACCCTGCAGCTGCCGAAATTCCTACGTGTCAAGGCACTTCCGGTCACCCTGTCTGTTCCGTGGGGTTTGAACGTGGGCGTGGTCGGCCTGGCGCCTTATCTACCGATGCCCACCAAACTGGTTACGGCGGTGATGCCTGCGATGCTTCCCGAGGCCGATGAATCCGCTGACGACTTCGCACACCGCGTTCACGGAGTCATGCAGGCTCGACTCGACGCGTTGACCGCGCGCCGCACACCGCTGCTCGGGTGA
- a CDS encoding AurF N-oxygenase family protein, producing the protein MPAPSAITRDKDDVALRLLKGAAKKSYEPVVDIDWEAPLADDKFFLPPQMSSLYGTDLWEQMSPQQRIDLSRHELANYLSMGIWFENMLNQSLLRGMIYSSPTSNSTFYELTELGDEARHMLMFGKAIRRIGVEPFWPKGRHARLVNAMPFLFRGPMLWIAALVGEEIFDALQRRILEDGENVQPLVHRLMRIHVTEEARHIQFARDGIRRDVGRLPSRTRWTLSNLHGLGAALYLKNFTRRGLYQRVGLDGAEAQRQARANKHFHGMLTFGFASLAQFLEEARLMGPVARRMWKRNHFL; encoded by the coding sequence ATGCCCGCGCCCTCCGCGATCACCCGCGACAAAGACGACGTCGCGCTGCGACTGCTCAAGGGTGCCGCCAAGAAGTCCTACGAGCCCGTCGTCGACATCGATTGGGAAGCCCCGCTGGCCGACGACAAGTTCTTCCTGCCGCCGCAGATGTCCTCGCTGTACGGGACGGACCTGTGGGAGCAGATGAGCCCGCAGCAGCGCATCGACCTGTCGCGCCACGAACTCGCGAACTATCTGTCGATGGGTATCTGGTTCGAGAACATGCTCAACCAGTCGCTGCTGCGCGGCATGATCTACTCCTCGCCGACGTCGAACAGCACGTTCTACGAGCTGACCGAACTCGGCGACGAAGCTCGCCACATGCTCATGTTCGGCAAGGCAATACGGCGCATCGGCGTCGAGCCATTCTGGCCGAAGGGGCGCCATGCCCGCCTGGTCAACGCGATGCCCTTCCTCTTCCGCGGCCCGATGCTCTGGATCGCGGCACTGGTCGGCGAAGAGATCTTCGATGCGCTGCAACGCAGGATCCTTGAAGACGGCGAGAACGTGCAACCGCTGGTGCATCGCCTGATGCGTATCCACGTCACCGAGGAGGCGCGCCACATCCAGTTCGCACGTGACGGCATCCGTCGCGACGTCGGGCGGCTGCCGTCACGTACCCGGTGGACCCTGTCCAACCTGCACGGACTCGGGGCCGCGCTGTATCTGAAGAACTTCACCCGGCGCGGCCTGTACCAGCGGGTCGGGCTCGACGGCGCAGAGGCACAGCGACAAGCACGCGCTAACAAGCACTTTCACGGGATGCTGACGTTCGGCTTCGCATCGCTGGCGCAGTTCCTGGAGGAAGCCCGTCTGATGGGGCCGGTGGCCCGCCGGATGTGGAAGCGGAACCACTTCCTGTGA
- a CDS encoding PLDc N-terminal domain-containing protein has translation MAKRKWSELSPVQQKAITVAGVVEVVATTAMLIDLARRPASQIRGSKALWRALSVVQPVGPLAYFTVGRVDGPYR, from the coding sequence GTGGCGAAGCGGAAATGGAGCGAACTGTCCCCGGTACAGCAGAAGGCGATCACCGTCGCCGGTGTCGTCGAAGTGGTGGCAACCACGGCAATGCTGATCGACCTCGCGCGGCGTCCGGCGTCGCAGATTCGCGGCTCGAAGGCGCTGTGGCGGGCACTGTCCGTCGTCCAGCCGGTCGGCCCGCTCGCCTACTTCACGGTCGGAAGGGTGGACGGCCCGTACCGCTGA
- a CDS encoding aldo/keto reductase: protein MTTAIQTTLTLGGELPVPRMGYGAMQLAGPGVLGLPDDVDNAVDVLRRAVDHGVRFFDTANAYGPRTVNQIIGRALGTPADDLVIGNKVGAVRGPAGEWLQDSRPEILRTQVEEALLDMRADASALTYLRLAGDIRGVGEGPGEVPLEESLGALVELRDQGKIRHIGLSGASPAALERAQQITTIAAVQNRFNLIDRSGVEVLAACERDGIAFVPYFPLATGGLGDDDELRRPGERLGVPMSTIALAWLLRRSPVIVPIPGTKSVAHLRDNLSAAQVADQLTEDEVHALTAVEDEQSATLSTMPSRMTDAFARVVSPPGSGRRR, encoded by the coding sequence ATGACGACGGCAATCCAGACCACACTCACCCTGGGTGGCGAACTCCCGGTGCCCCGGATGGGCTACGGCGCCATGCAACTGGCCGGCCCCGGCGTCCTCGGGCTTCCCGACGACGTCGACAACGCGGTCGACGTCCTGCGCCGAGCCGTCGACCACGGCGTCCGGTTCTTCGACACCGCCAACGCCTACGGGCCCCGCACGGTCAACCAGATCATCGGACGGGCGCTGGGCACGCCGGCCGACGACCTCGTGATCGGCAACAAGGTCGGCGCTGTCCGCGGTCCTGCCGGTGAGTGGCTGCAGGACAGCCGGCCGGAGATCCTGCGCACCCAGGTGGAGGAAGCGCTGCTCGACATGCGCGCCGACGCCAGTGCCCTGACGTACCTCCGCCTGGCCGGAGACATCCGCGGAGTGGGGGAGGGGCCCGGTGAGGTCCCGTTGGAAGAATCACTGGGCGCACTCGTCGAACTGCGCGACCAGGGCAAGATCCGCCACATCGGGCTCTCTGGTGCCTCGCCCGCGGCACTCGAACGCGCACAACAGATCACAACGATCGCCGCGGTCCAGAACCGCTTCAACCTGATCGACCGCAGCGGTGTCGAAGTGTTGGCGGCCTGTGAGCGCGACGGCATCGCGTTCGTCCCGTACTTCCCGCTGGCCACCGGTGGACTCGGCGATGACGACGAGCTGCGCCGTCCCGGCGAGCGCCTGGGCGTCCCGATGTCGACGATCGCCCTCGCGTGGCTGCTCCGGCGGTCCCCGGTCATCGTCCCGATACCGGGGACGAAATCCGTTGCACACCTGCGGGACAACCTCTCGGCGGCCCAGGTCGCCGATCAGCTGACCGAGGATGAGGTGCACGCGCTCACCGCTGTCGAGGACGAGCAGTCCGCGACGCTGTCGACGATGCCGTCGAGGATGACCGACGCCTTCGCCCGCGTGGTCAGCCCGCCTGGATCTGGCCGCCGTCGATGA
- a CDS encoding helix-turn-helix domain-containing protein, producing MPEPATGAPRIVDLPRETLEAMRAGLPALVDRMVEAVIAEVPLLAQAAQESWRPVIDTSAQLLLGSLIDELGTSTGPPTAVPMQEVLDIAHRFGRREARNGRPAEVQLAAYRVGARELWRDWSALAAQGGVDRDQVSAFAEMFFAYLDLISAAGVAGHAQEQSRSGLDRERRRERLVRMLLSDTASDELDLAAEYATWATPRTLTAVAMPTRQERGATAITSDPRTLRVPDDAVDSRIGMHVVLVCDVGGSARASFVASLAGTGAVVGPARSWTDAQSSVRRVLRAMCFRRPDGGDVLDTEEILPELVVGADADALADLRARALAPLADFPEASRDRLTETLRSCLLHQGRRDDIAADLFVSPSTIRYRLRQLRDAYGDRLRDPRTIAELTVALAIGTSS from the coding sequence ATGCCGGAACCTGCGACGGGGGCCCCCAGGATCGTCGACCTGCCCCGGGAGACGCTGGAGGCGATGCGCGCGGGACTGCCCGCCCTCGTCGACCGCATGGTGGAGGCGGTCATCGCCGAGGTGCCGTTGCTGGCTCAGGCAGCCCAGGAGTCGTGGCGGCCGGTCATCGACACCTCGGCACAACTGCTGCTGGGCTCGTTGATCGACGAGCTGGGCACATCGACAGGACCTCCGACGGCGGTGCCGATGCAGGAGGTGCTCGACATCGCTCACCGGTTCGGCCGGCGCGAGGCGCGAAACGGCCGGCCCGCGGAAGTCCAACTGGCGGCCTATCGCGTTGGTGCACGCGAACTTTGGCGTGACTGGAGTGCGTTGGCCGCACAAGGCGGGGTGGACCGCGACCAGGTGAGCGCCTTTGCCGAGATGTTCTTCGCCTACCTCGACCTGATTTCGGCCGCCGGCGTGGCCGGTCACGCCCAGGAACAATCCCGGTCGGGTCTGGACCGTGAGCGCCGGCGTGAGCGACTGGTTCGGATGTTGTTGAGCGACACCGCGTCCGACGAGCTCGACCTGGCGGCCGAGTACGCGACGTGGGCGACACCTCGCACCCTGACCGCGGTCGCGATGCCGACCCGGCAGGAGCGGGGTGCCACGGCGATCACCTCGGACCCGCGCACACTCCGCGTTCCCGACGACGCGGTCGACTCCCGCATCGGGATGCATGTCGTGTTGGTCTGCGATGTCGGCGGCTCGGCGCGCGCATCGTTCGTCGCCTCACTCGCCGGCACGGGTGCCGTTGTCGGACCGGCCCGGTCGTGGACGGACGCGCAGTCCTCGGTCCGGCGGGTATTGCGGGCCATGTGCTTCCGAAGGCCCGACGGCGGCGATGTGCTGGACACCGAGGAGATCCTTCCGGAGCTCGTGGTCGGCGCCGACGCGGACGCACTGGCCGATCTGCGGGCCCGTGCGCTCGCGCCCCTGGCGGACTTTCCGGAGGCGTCGCGCGACCGACTCACCGAGACGTTGCGGTCGTGTTTGCTGCACCAGGGCCGCCGCGACGACATCGCCGCCGATCTGTTCGTGTCCCCGTCGACGATCCGCTACCGGCTGCGTCAGCTGCGAGATGCCTACGGCGACAGGCTGCGGGACCCGCGCACCATCGCAGAACTGACCGTTGCGCTGGCGATCGGTACGTCTTCGTAG
- a CDS encoding TetR/AcrR family transcriptional regulator translates to MDSGRRRLIDAGLALLTEQADREPSTRELYEAAGVAAPTLYHHFGTKEGLLEAVVTEAFSDYLERKRAVPDSGDPVADFAAGWDMHIEFGVQNPVLYRLMFGQAEERRSSARDIAETELRRRLQLLADEGLLRIDVDDAVSVTTGMAFGCVTQLIHSGGDATSAVAQAIRHALITELTGSPVRHDDPAQAARQVLAGLGTMPALFTPAEEGLLRQWLRTVAEHLDTPAAPRRTRKKGNR, encoded by the coding sequence ATGGACTCGGGACGCCGCCGCCTCATCGATGCCGGGCTCGCGTTGCTCACCGAGCAGGCCGACCGGGAACCGAGCACCCGTGAGCTCTACGAAGCCGCGGGTGTTGCGGCTCCGACGCTGTATCACCACTTCGGCACCAAGGAAGGACTTCTCGAAGCCGTTGTCACCGAGGCGTTCTCCGACTACCTGGAGCGCAAGCGGGCAGTGCCCGACAGCGGCGACCCGGTGGCCGATTTCGCCGCCGGCTGGGACATGCACATCGAGTTCGGTGTGCAGAACCCTGTTCTGTACCGGCTGATGTTCGGCCAGGCGGAGGAGCGTCGCTCCTCGGCGCGGGACATCGCCGAGACCGAGTTGCGTCGCCGGCTGCAACTCCTCGCCGATGAGGGCCTACTGCGGATCGACGTCGACGACGCCGTCTCGGTGACGACGGGCATGGCATTCGGGTGTGTCACCCAGCTGATCCACAGCGGCGGCGACGCCACCAGTGCCGTCGCGCAGGCCATACGGCATGCACTGATCACTGAACTGACCGGAAGTCCCGTGCGCCACGACGACCCGGCCCAGGCGGCACGGCAAGTTCTCGCCGGCCTCGGCACGATGCCGGCGCTGTTCACTCCAGCCGAGGAGGGACTGCTGCGTCAATGGCTGCGCACCGTCGCCGAGCACCTCGACACGCCTGCCGCCCCTCGCCGGACCCGAAAGAAAGGAAACCGATGA
- a CDS encoding bifunctional 3-(3-hydroxy-phenyl)propionate/3-hydroxycinnamic acid hydroxylase has translation MTPSADGVLGEHFSVAVVGGGPTGVAAATLLAQQGVDSVVLDRWPQVYPQPRAVHLDDEVYRILARLGVAEEFAGISRPARGLRLVDRELTVLAEFRRDERLTRNGFPAASMFDQPELEKLLRRNIRRYPQAQFRGDVEVLDVTCHGAGHPQRLRVRDGSNGEESVITADFVFGCDGANSMVRAAIGATMRDLNFGQRWLVVDIATDADLNQWEGVHQVCDSERAGTYMRIGANRYRWEFRLHEHESADDYATLSSLRPLITPWTRHVDDADLRVIRVAEYTFRAQIADRWRRGNIFLLGDAAHLTPPFIGQGMGAGLRDAMNLAWKVAGVCRGDLLPAALVSYEAERRPHARHMISLALNIGRAMTSGGRVGVAARAVVLPHLHAVPGLHTKVTDSQTPPLRSSTLVRRSLRTRGIAGHLCPNAVLDSGVRLDDEVGLRFGVITTKALTPSQQDVVTARGAQTVLVEAGSVLARWLDSQHVTAAVVRPDGTVLTAGRDVTAVCRAVPLFVPKPSPAQTGAALPGQD, from the coding sequence ATGACGCCTTCTGCCGACGGTGTTCTCGGCGAACACTTTTCGGTCGCAGTGGTCGGCGGTGGGCCCACCGGTGTGGCCGCCGCTACGCTGCTCGCTCAGCAGGGTGTCGACAGCGTGGTTCTGGACCGGTGGCCGCAGGTGTACCCGCAGCCGCGCGCGGTTCACCTCGACGATGAGGTGTATCGGATCCTGGCCCGGCTCGGCGTCGCCGAGGAGTTCGCCGGCATCTCCCGCCCGGCCCGTGGCCTAAGGCTGGTCGATCGAGAGCTGACCGTGCTGGCCGAGTTTCGGCGTGACGAGCGGCTGACGCGCAACGGCTTTCCGGCCGCGAGCATGTTCGATCAACCCGAACTCGAAAAACTGCTGCGGCGAAATATTCGCCGGTACCCGCAGGCCCAGTTTCGGGGTGACGTCGAGGTCCTCGATGTCACCTGCCACGGTGCCGGTCATCCGCAGCGTCTACGGGTACGCGATGGCTCGAACGGCGAGGAGTCTGTTATCACCGCCGACTTCGTGTTCGGCTGCGACGGCGCCAACAGCATGGTGCGCGCGGCGATCGGTGCCACGATGCGTGACCTGAACTTCGGTCAGCGCTGGCTGGTGGTCGACATCGCCACCGACGCCGACCTGAACCAGTGGGAGGGCGTCCACCAGGTCTGTGACAGTGAGCGCGCCGGAACCTACATGCGGATCGGCGCCAACCGGTACCGGTGGGAGTTTCGCCTCCACGAGCACGAATCGGCTGACGACTACGCCACCCTGTCCTCGCTGCGCCCGTTGATCACCCCGTGGACACGGCATGTCGACGACGCTGACCTGCGAGTGATCCGCGTCGCCGAGTACACCTTTCGTGCCCAGATCGCCGACCGCTGGCGCCGTGGCAACATCTTCCTGCTCGGGGATGCCGCCCACCTGACCCCGCCGTTCATCGGTCAGGGCATGGGCGCCGGACTACGCGATGCAATGAACCTGGCCTGGAAGGTTGCCGGCGTATGCAGGGGTGATCTGCTCCCAGCCGCCCTCGTCAGCTACGAAGCCGAGCGCCGTCCGCACGCGCGTCACATGATCTCGTTGGCGCTCAACATCGGACGCGCTATGACCTCCGGCGGCCGCGTCGGAGTGGCCGCGCGGGCAGTGGTTCTGCCGCACCTGCATGCGGTGCCGGGCCTGCACACCAAGGTCACCGATTCGCAGACGCCGCCGCTGCGGTCCTCCACGCTTGTCCGGCGCTCCCTGCGCACACGTGGCATCGCCGGTCACCTGTGCCCCAACGCAGTGCTTGACAGCGGCGTTCGTCTCGACGACGAAGTGGGTCTGCGGTTCGGCGTGATCACCACCAAGGCGCTGACCCCGTCACAGCAGGACGTCGTCACAGCCCGCGGCGCGCAGACGGTGCTCGTCGAAGCGGGATCGGTGCTGGCTCGGTGGCTCGACAGCCAACACGTCACCGCGGCGGTGGTCAGGCCCGACGGCACCGTGCTGACCGCGGGACGCGACGTCACCGCAGTGTGTCGGGCCGTCCCACTGTTCGTGCCGAAACCGTCACCGGCGCAAACCGGTGCGGCCCTCCCAGGACAGGACTGA
- a CDS encoding DUF4873 domain-containing protein produces MSTVDEDGIYAGPACLIIHEVRHAVRVRLKGSVNPFDGYFHWQGTVYDAPEHMRPTGSQIRLGIDDTEAPARLVERTADGHLMISGTGRPPFRP; encoded by the coding sequence GTGAGCACCGTGGACGAGGACGGAATCTACGCGGGACCGGCGTGCCTGATCATCCACGAGGTGCGACATGCCGTCCGGGTGCGGCTGAAGGGCTCGGTCAACCCTTTCGACGGGTACTTCCATTGGCAGGGCACGGTTTACGACGCACCGGAACATATGAGGCCGACCGGTTCACAGATACGCCTCGGGATCGACGACACCGAGGCGCCCGCCCGCCTCGTCGAACGCACCGCTGACGGGCACCTGATGATCAGCGGTACGGGCCGTCCACCCTTCCGACCGTGA
- a CDS encoding SDR family oxidoreductase, which yields MSSTIVAPSVDATPIQDLAGKTAIITGGSKGIGAATVARFVRGGARVVTSGRSTPGPLPDGVEYVVADVATVDGVEHLARRAQQILGDIDIVVNNAGATTLSLGGVLGITDADWRKDLDINFLAAVRLNAALLPAMYTRGAGSIVNVSSTVILSPPAPMLHYATAKAALATYTTGLAAEAGPRGVRVNTVTPGNVTSPGADAIRQAIVDSGGADAPAAGGTPIPLGRKGEASDIAEAIAFLVSDRAAWITATNLVIDGGQIQAG from the coding sequence ATGAGTTCAACGATTGTGGCCCCGAGCGTCGACGCCACACCCATCCAGGACCTTGCGGGAAAGACCGCCATCATCACCGGAGGCAGCAAGGGCATCGGCGCGGCCACGGTCGCCCGGTTCGTCCGCGGCGGCGCGCGCGTGGTCACGTCGGGTCGCTCGACGCCGGGCCCGCTGCCCGACGGGGTGGAATACGTGGTCGCCGACGTCGCCACCGTCGACGGGGTCGAGCATCTCGCCCGACGCGCTCAGCAGATCCTGGGTGACATCGACATCGTCGTCAACAACGCCGGCGCCACCACCCTGAGCCTGGGCGGCGTTCTCGGCATCACAGACGCCGACTGGCGCAAGGACCTCGACATCAACTTCCTTGCCGCCGTGAGGCTGAACGCTGCACTGCTGCCCGCGATGTACACCCGCGGCGCCGGCTCGATCGTCAACGTGTCCTCGACGGTGATCCTGAGCCCGCCCGCGCCGATGCTGCACTACGCCACCGCCAAGGCGGCCCTGGCCACCTACACAACGGGTCTGGCAGCAGAGGCCGGGCCGCGTGGCGTGCGGGTGAACACTGTGACCCCCGGAAACGTGACGTCACCTGGTGCTGACGCCATTCGGCAGGCGATCGTCGACAGTGGAGGCGCCGACGCACCGGCGGCGGGTGGCACACCGATCCCGCTGGGCCGCAAGGGCGAAGCGTCCGACATCGCCGAGGCGATCGCCTTCCTCGTCTCCGACAGGGCCGCCTGGATCACCGCGACCAACCTCGTCATCGACGGCGGCCAGATCCAGGCGGGCTGA